In Streptomyces violaceusniger Tu 4113, one DNA window encodes the following:
- a CDS encoding ABC transporter ATP-binding protein — protein MTTAVSIPRTGGSGGHTAVAARARQVVKAYGSGETRVVALDHVDVDIARGQYTAIMGPSGSGKSTLMHCLAGLDTVSSGQIFIDETEITGLKDKKLTKLRRDRIGFIFQAFNLLPTLSAIENITLPMDIAGRKPDRAWLDQVVETVGLSGRLKHRPNQLSGGQQQRVAVARALAARPEIIFGDEPTGNLDSRASAEVLGFLKRSVDELGQTIVMVTHDPVAASYANRVLYLADGRIVDEMYNPTADLVLERMKHFDARGRVS, from the coding sequence GTGACAACGGCTGTATCGATTCCCAGGACCGGGGGCAGCGGAGGACATACGGCCGTCGCCGCCCGTGCACGTCAGGTGGTCAAGGCGTATGGCTCGGGGGAGACCCGGGTGGTCGCGCTGGACCATGTGGACGTGGACATCGCCCGCGGGCAGTACACCGCGATCATGGGCCCGTCCGGCTCCGGCAAGTCGACCCTGATGCACTGCCTGGCCGGTCTGGACACCGTCAGCTCCGGGCAGATCTTCATCGACGAGACCGAGATCACCGGGCTGAAGGACAAGAAGCTCACCAAGCTGCGCCGGGACCGGATCGGCTTCATCTTCCAGGCGTTCAACCTGCTGCCGACGCTCAGCGCGATCGAGAACATCACGCTGCCGATGGACATCGCGGGCCGTAAGCCCGACCGGGCCTGGCTGGACCAGGTGGTGGAGACCGTGGGTCTGTCCGGCCGGCTCAAGCACCGTCCGAACCAGCTCTCCGGCGGTCAGCAGCAGCGCGTCGCGGTGGCCCGCGCCCTCGCCGCCCGTCCCGAGATCATCTTCGGTGACGAGCCGACCGGAAACCTGGACTCGCGGGCCAGTGCCGAGGTGCTGGGCTTCCTCAAGCGGTCGGTGGACGAGCTGGGCCAGACCATCGTGATGGTCACCCATGACCCGGTCGCCGCCTCCTACGCCAACCGTGTGCTGTACCTGGCCGACGGCCGGATCGTCGACGAGATGTACAACCCGACGGCCGATCTGGTCCTGGAGCGCATGAAGCACTTCGACGCGCGAGGACGGGTGTCATGA
- a CDS encoding ABC transporter permease: MTVLKTSLRNFVAHKGRMALSAIAVLLSVAFVCGTLVFTDTTNATFDKLFASTASDVTVSPKGASDNDTRQGRIRSLPGSELARLKQVDGVKSVIGDATSQSITAADRNDNSIGSDSGAPTIGTNWDPTETRSVQVTSGHAPRGPTEVMVDADTAKNKKLKLGDEMRIIAIPGEFRAKIVGIATFQVTNPGATLVFMDTDTAQRKLLGAPGVYSSYQLTAQPGVSHEQLKKSVVADLGTAVKVQTKAESSKEAEDGIGSFLDVMKYAMLGFAGIAVLVGIFLIVNTFSMLVAQRTREIGLMRAIGSSRKQINRSVLIEALLLGIVGSILGVLGGVGLAVGLMKIMGSAGLHLSTDQLTVKPTTPIIGIGIGVIVTVIAAYIPARRAGKISPMAALRDAGTPADSRAGWIRGVIGTLLTAGGAASLVVAGNADKAVDGSMFLGVGVVLTLIGFIVIGPLLAGLVVRALATVVLRIFGPVGRLAERNALRNPRRTGATGAALMIGLALVACLSVVGSSMVASATDELDKSVGADFIIQSDMGQPITEGIEKSVRQAKGLKHISEAKNIDGAKVTLPDGKTVTKDLSAASPTYAEDLRTPVVEGDLAAAYGKDAMSVPEGFAKDHKVKKGDTLTVAFKEGRTAKLTVAAITSDDVSLDKGALYLNIATVENYVPAKLIPADVMILAQAKDGQEDAAYASLKAQLHHYPSVKVRDQTDYKQEVKDQVGQLLNLVYGLLALAIIVAVLGVVNTLALSVVERTREIGLMRAIGLSRRQMRRMIRLESVVIALFGALLGLGLGMGWGTTAQKLLALEGLKTLEIPWPTIITVFIGSAVVGLIAALVPAFRAARMNVLNAIATE; this comes from the coding sequence ATGACCGTTCTCAAGACCTCACTGCGCAACTTCGTCGCCCACAAGGGGCGGATGGCGCTGTCCGCGATCGCCGTGCTGCTGTCGGTGGCGTTCGTCTGCGGCACGCTCGTCTTCACCGACACCACCAACGCCACGTTCGACAAGCTCTTCGCGAGCACCGCCTCCGATGTCACGGTCAGCCCCAAGGGCGCCAGCGACAACGACACCCGGCAGGGCCGGATCCGTTCGCTGCCCGGTTCTGAGCTGGCGCGGCTGAAGCAGGTGGACGGCGTCAAGTCGGTGATCGGCGACGCCACCAGCCAGTCGATCACCGCCGCCGACCGGAACGACAACAGCATCGGCTCGGACTCCGGCGCCCCGACCATCGGCACCAACTGGGACCCGACCGAGACGCGCTCGGTCCAGGTCACCTCCGGTCACGCGCCGCGCGGCCCGACCGAGGTGATGGTCGACGCCGACACCGCGAAGAACAAGAAGCTGAAGCTGGGCGACGAGATGCGGATCATCGCCATCCCCGGCGAGTTCCGCGCGAAGATCGTCGGCATTGCCACGTTCCAGGTGACCAACCCCGGCGCCACGCTGGTCTTCATGGACACCGACACCGCGCAGCGCAAACTGCTCGGCGCTCCCGGGGTGTACTCCAGCTATCAGCTCACCGCCCAGCCGGGCGTCAGCCATGAGCAGCTCAAGAAGAGCGTGGTGGCCGACCTCGGCACCGCTGTGAAGGTGCAGACGAAGGCCGAGTCCAGCAAGGAGGCCGAGGACGGCATCGGCTCGTTCCTGGACGTCATGAAGTACGCGATGCTCGGCTTCGCCGGGATCGCCGTCCTGGTCGGCATCTTCCTGATCGTCAACACCTTCTCGATGCTGGTCGCCCAGCGCACCCGTGAGATCGGCCTGATGCGGGCCATCGGCTCCAGCCGGAAGCAGATCAACCGGTCGGTGCTGATCGAGGCGCTGCTGCTGGGCATCGTCGGCTCGATCCTCGGTGTCCTCGGCGGGGTCGGCCTCGCGGTCGGCCTGATGAAGATCATGGGCAGCGCGGGTCTGCATCTGAGCACCGACCAGCTCACGGTGAAGCCCACCACGCCCATCATCGGCATCGGCATCGGCGTCATCGTCACCGTCATCGCGGCGTACATCCCCGCCCGCCGGGCCGGGAAGATCTCCCCGATGGCGGCCCTGCGCGACGCGGGCACCCCGGCGGACAGCAGGGCCGGCTGGATCCGCGGCGTGATCGGCACCCTCCTCACCGCGGGTGGCGCGGCGTCCCTGGTGGTCGCGGGGAACGCGGACAAGGCGGTCGACGGCTCGATGTTCCTGGGCGTCGGCGTGGTGCTGACGCTCATCGGCTTCATCGTCATCGGCCCGTTGCTGGCCGGTCTGGTGGTCCGCGCGCTGGCCACCGTCGTCCTGCGGATCTTCGGCCCGGTCGGCCGGCTGGCCGAGCGCAACGCGCTGCGCAACCCGCGGCGCACCGGCGCCACCGGCGCGGCCCTGATGATCGGCCTGGCGCTGGTCGCCTGTCTGTCGGTGGTGGGCTCCTCGATGGTCGCCTCGGCCACCGATGAGCTGGACAAGTCGGTGGGCGCGGACTTCATCATCCAGTCCGACATGGGCCAGCCGATCACCGAGGGGATCGAGAAGTCGGTGCGCCAGGCCAAGGGCCTGAAGCACATCAGCGAGGCCAAGAACATCGACGGCGCCAAGGTCACCCTGCCGGACGGCAAGACGGTCACCAAGGACCTTTCGGCCGCCAGCCCGACGTACGCGGAGGACCTGCGCACCCCGGTGGTCGAGGGCGATCTGGCCGCCGCGTACGGCAAGGACGCCATGTCGGTGCCGGAGGGCTTCGCCAAGGACCACAAGGTGAAGAAGGGCGACACCCTGACCGTCGCCTTCAAGGAGGGCCGGACCGCCAAGCTGACCGTCGCCGCGATCACCTCGGACGACGTCAGCCTCGACAAGGGCGCGCTGTACCTCAACATCGCCACCGTCGAGAACTATGTCCCCGCCAAGCTGATCCCGGCGGACGTCATGATCCTGGCGCAGGCCAAGGACGGCCAGGAGGACGCGGCGTACGCCTCCCTCAAGGCCCAGTTGCACCACTACCCGTCGGTGAAGGTGCGCGACCAGACCGATTACAAGCAGGAGGTCAAGGACCAGGTCGGTCAGCTCCTCAACCTGGTCTACGGTCTGCTGGCGCTGGCGATCATCGTCGCCGTCCTCGGTGTGGTGAACACCCTGGCCCTGTCGGTCGTCGAGCGGACCCGTGAGATCGGCCTGATGCGCGCCATCGGCCTCTCCCGCCGCCAGATGCGCCGCATGATCCGGCTTGAGTCCGTGGTCATCGCGCTCTTCGGCGCGCTGCTGGGGCTGGGTCTTGGCATGGGCTGGGGAACCACGGCCCAGAAGCTGCTGGCGCTCGAGGGTCTGAAGACCCTGGAGATCCCGTGGCCGACGATCATCACGGTGTTCATCGGCTCGGCCGTGGTGGGTCTGATCGCGGCGCTGGTCCCGGCCTTCCGGGCGGCGCGGATGAATGTGCTGAACGCGATCGCCACGGAATAG
- a CDS encoding aldo/keto reductase — protein MSALPTRRLGALTVAAQGLGCMGMSHGYGASDDAQSIATVHRALDLGVTLLDTSDFYGAGHNEELLGRALAGRRDQAVLATKFGFANQLGEPTAIRGDAAYVRQACDASLRRLGVDHIDLYYQHRVDPDVPIEETVGAMAELVQAGKVRHLGLSEAGAETIRRAHTVHPIAALQSEWSLWTRDLEHEIAPVCRELGIGLVPFSPLGRGFLTGRYTSTEGLPEGDVRRTQPRFADGNLEKNLAIVGKLTELAAEKGVTAGQLALAWVQHRGDDVVPIPGTRRQKYLEENLTAATIELSPEELAAIDAAAPAGEVAGTRYDEKSLAFVNR, from the coding sequence ATGTCCGCACTGCCCACCCGTCGCCTGGGTGCGCTGACCGTCGCGGCCCAGGGCCTGGGCTGCATGGGCATGAGCCATGGCTACGGCGCCTCGGACGACGCCCAGTCGATCGCCACCGTCCACCGCGCCCTCGACCTCGGCGTCACGCTGCTGGACACCTCCGACTTCTACGGCGCCGGGCACAACGAGGAACTGCTCGGCCGGGCCCTGGCCGGGCGCCGGGACCAGGCGGTCCTGGCCACCAAGTTCGGCTTCGCCAACCAGCTCGGGGAGCCGACCGCGATCCGGGGCGACGCCGCCTACGTCCGCCAGGCGTGCGATGCTTCGCTGCGGCGGCTCGGCGTCGACCACATCGACCTCTACTACCAGCACCGCGTGGACCCCGACGTCCCCATCGAGGAGACCGTCGGCGCCATGGCCGAGCTGGTCCAGGCGGGCAAGGTGCGCCATCTCGGCCTGTCCGAGGCGGGCGCGGAGACCATCCGCCGCGCCCACACGGTGCATCCCATCGCGGCGCTGCAGAGCGAATGGTCGCTGTGGACGCGGGACCTGGAGCACGAGATCGCCCCGGTCTGCCGCGAGCTCGGCATCGGCCTCGTGCCCTTCTCCCCGCTCGGCCGCGGCTTCCTCACCGGCCGCTACACCTCGACCGAGGGTCTGCCGGAGGGCGATGTGCGCCGCACCCAGCCCCGGTTCGCCGACGGCAACCTCGAAAAGAACCTGGCCATCGTCGGCAAGCTGACCGAACTGGCCGCCGAGAAGGGCGTCACCGCGGGCCAGCTCGCCCTCGCCTGGGTGCAGCACCGCGGCGACGACGTGGTCCCCATCCCGGGCACCCGGCGCCAGAAGTACCTGGAGGAGAACCTGACCGCCGCCACGATCGAGCTGTCGCCCGAGGAACTGGCCGCGATCGACGCCGCCGCCCCGGCCGGCGAGGTGGCCGGCACCCGGTACGACGAGAAGAGCCTGGCCTTCGTCAACCGCTGA
- a CDS encoding VOC family protein has translation MTETAKGTRLAEVGRVAVTVADQDRALDFYVGTLGFEKRADTPFGDGHRWIEVGPAGAPTGIALVLPREGGQGPGYETGIILTSQDIDADHATLRSRGVDTDPEVQRWGAPVPPMFSFRDGDGNALMVVENG, from the coding sequence ATGACCGAGACCGCGAAAGGCACCCGGCTCGCCGAGGTGGGCCGGGTGGCCGTCACCGTCGCCGATCAGGACCGGGCGCTGGACTTCTATGTGGGCACGCTCGGCTTCGAGAAGCGTGCCGACACCCCCTTCGGCGACGGTCACCGCTGGATCGAGGTGGGCCCGGCCGGCGCCCCGACCGGGATCGCGCTCGTCCTGCCGCGCGAGGGCGGCCAGGGGCCGGGTTACGAGACCGGCATCATCCTCACCTCGCAGGACATCGACGCCGACCACGCGACGCTGCGCTCGCGCGGCGTCGACACCGACCCGGAGGTCCAGCGCTGGGGCGCCCCGGTGCCGCCGATGTTCAGCTTCCGGGACGGGGACGGCAACGCACTGATGGTCGTCGAGAACGGCTGA